The following coding sequences are from one Magnetovibrio sp. PR-2 window:
- a CDS encoding AAA family ATPase, which translates to MQEVLLTPKEIGEHFSSCLVSMPNSEASDVIRILAQSHAAGRSFVTPTRALRTELGKASKVRDDYKKIDMDNPEIVRWFYWISRAIEDGMLTFALHLMNYARHYGNDLPRVESEYISASYDEIVGIVFGTTDSRSLHSLQSTFSAISLPESSGPHFLDLMIEGLNEETYAVIREKCDTDAESDHGWPGVDPVGLEEALNGDLAQFCELADMVVRNWGTEMLARVASQVFVDHDLPAAWVILRVIWAKAIGDARIDTSTIDAYLHEVIPDNPEAAQAADVASSVAVPEGHVILAPNFGLAATSRRHAIKNYTNLGQPIELRPSKVSPEQLRQLLTNEFPWMALPIDLICRDMSLREAYGQKEFSLPPLLIWGRPGTGKTRFLQRMAKLIGLPSDMVSLAGAADDRSLRGTGAGYSSATPAYPVVKMSETACPNTVMIFDEIDKTAASGQNGDPLQTILMWTERENARGFFDDCLQTTVDMRHANFFATANQIKNLPMPLLSRFRVIETPSPEPDHVRSIINGVRADFAEEVGVDVRFVPEMDEAEIMFLEDVFAKHQNVRAVIRMSQKLLERRERLQRAQPN; encoded by the coding sequence ATGCAAGAGGTCCTGTTAACCCCTAAAGAAATTGGCGAGCATTTTTCTTCGTGTTTGGTATCCATGCCAAACAGCGAAGCTTCGGATGTTATCCGAATTCTAGCCCAATCACACGCAGCCGGAAGGTCTTTCGTGACGCCAACGCGAGCCTTGCGGACAGAGCTGGGAAAAGCTTCCAAGGTCCGTGATGACTACAAAAAGATCGATATGGATAACCCAGAAATTGTCCGATGGTTCTATTGGATTTCCCGAGCCATTGAAGACGGCATGCTAACATTTGCTCTGCACCTTATGAACTATGCGCGGCATTACGGTAATGATCTCCCAAGGGTCGAGAGTGAATATATTTCAGCTTCATATGATGAGATCGTGGGGATTGTTTTTGGGACGACCGACAGCCGCAGTCTACATTCACTGCAATCGACGTTCAGTGCAATCAGCTTACCTGAAAGTTCCGGACCACATTTTTTGGATCTGATGATCGAAGGCCTGAATGAGGAAACCTACGCGGTGATCCGCGAAAAGTGTGACACGGATGCTGAGAGTGATCATGGCTGGCCCGGCGTTGATCCGGTGGGGCTAGAGGAAGCTCTCAATGGCGACTTGGCCCAATTTTGCGAACTCGCGGATATGGTTGTACGCAACTGGGGAACCGAAATGCTGGCCCGCGTCGCGAGTCAGGTTTTCGTTGATCACGACTTGCCCGCCGCGTGGGTGATCTTGCGTGTGATCTGGGCCAAAGCGATTGGTGATGCCCGTATCGACACGTCTACCATTGACGCATACTTGCATGAAGTGATCCCAGACAATCCTGAGGCCGCACAGGCCGCAGACGTGGCCTCGTCCGTGGCTGTCCCAGAGGGGCACGTCATCTTAGCCCCGAATTTTGGATTGGCGGCAACAAGCCGACGGCATGCCATCAAAAATTATACAAACCTTGGCCAGCCAATAGAGCTAAGGCCGTCCAAGGTTTCACCGGAACAACTACGTCAATTGCTGACAAACGAGTTCCCATGGATGGCTTTGCCGATTGATTTGATCTGTCGCGATATGTCTTTACGTGAAGCATACGGGCAAAAAGAATTTTCGTTACCGCCTTTGCTTATTTGGGGACGCCCGGGTACGGGGAAAACGCGTTTTCTCCAGCGGATGGCTAAACTGATCGGTTTGCCATCAGATATGGTTTCTCTAGCAGGTGCGGCTGACGACCGGTCGCTACGTGGTACTGGTGCCGGTTATTCTTCGGCCACACCTGCATATCCCGTTGTCAAAATGTCCGAGACTGCGTGTCCGAACACCGTGATGATCTTTGACGAAATCGACAAGACGGCCGCAAGTGGCCAGAACGGCGATCCACTTCAAACAATCCTGATGTGGACAGAACGGGAAAACGCTCGTGGTTTTTTCGACGACTGTCTTCAAACAACCGTTGACATGAGACACGCGAATTTCTTTGCAACGGCAAATCAAATTAAAAACCTTCCGATGCCTTTGTTGTCACGTTTCCGCGTCATCGAAACGCCGAGCCCGGAACCGGATCATGTCCGCTCCATCATCAATGGCGTAAGAGCGGACTTCGCCGAAGAGGTTGGGGTGGACGTTCGATTTGTACCTGAGATGGATGAGGCGGAAATCATGTTTTTGGAAGACGTCTTCGCAAAGCACCAAAACGTGAGGGCCGTGATCCGCATGTCGCAAAAGCTTCTGGAACGCCGCGAACGATTACAGCGCGCGCAGCCCAATTAA
- a CDS encoding TolC family protein: MNKIWALAGSALALILMSSGAFAQELTLSEAEKLTLETDPLSRKFQSSALAQEDIAVSAGQLPDPKISLGALNLPTDTFDTDQEAMTQFQVGITQQIPNFDVLDAKTEIATALSRVDRANEEARKLLSLKAVRLSWLDAVYWKKFLLILEDYKDLVEDDIRSVQAIYSSGRISAQRVIAAELTSSLLDDRSLDAIKNLDIAKANLSKWTGRNSAARTLPVNIPVFAKPFKEADFLQAVKRHPTLKVFNEKEAVSERKVKLAEADYGPKFGVGASYGYRQDTPLGEARSDLVSLKFSMSLPFFTGPRQDRKLSARKHQTAAARLRAEEQLRELTREYHAETAAYERTQQRLINFDEQVLKRAKDNVSAAITAYQYEASDFDALVRARVSELEAQLKRLRLEIDSSKSLVRLQYLQGETL, translated from the coding sequence ATGAATAAAATTTGGGCCTTAGCCGGTAGCGCCCTTGCATTAATCCTTATGTCCTCCGGTGCTTTCGCGCAGGAGTTGACACTATCAGAAGCTGAGAAACTGACCTTGGAAACCGATCCTCTTTCTCGAAAATTCCAAAGCAGTGCATTGGCACAAGAAGATATTGCTGTTTCAGCAGGACAATTACCTGACCCTAAAATCAGTTTAGGGGCACTGAACTTACCGACAGATACATTCGATACTGATCAAGAAGCAATGACCCAGTTCCAGGTCGGTATCACCCAACAAATCCCGAATTTCGATGTTTTGGATGCAAAGACCGAAATTGCAACAGCACTTTCACGTGTTGACAGAGCAAATGAAGAAGCCCGTAAGCTTCTATCATTGAAAGCTGTGCGTTTGTCGTGGCTGGATGCGGTTTATTGGAAAAAATTTCTGCTCATTTTAGAGGATTACAAAGACCTCGTAGAAGACGATATCCGTTCAGTTCAGGCTATTTACAGTTCGGGCCGTATAAGTGCACAACGTGTAATCGCTGCAGAGCTTACATCCAGTTTGTTAGATGATCGTTCTCTTGACGCAATCAAAAATTTGGATATTGCAAAAGCAAACCTGAGCAAATGGACGGGGAGAAATAGTGCTGCGCGAACACTTCCTGTGAATATCCCAGTTTTCGCAAAACCTTTTAAAGAAGCTGATTTTCTACAAGCTGTAAAACGTCACCCAACTTTAAAGGTGTTTAATGAGAAAGAGGCTGTATCGGAGCGGAAAGTAAAACTGGCTGAGGCTGATTATGGGCCAAAGTTTGGTGTTGGTGCGTCTTATGGTTATAGACAGGATACGCCTTTGGGTGAAGCGCGATCCGATTTAGTCAGTCTAAAATTTTCTATGAGTTTGCCATTTTTTACCGGACCTCGTCAGGATCGCAAACTGAGTGCGCGTAAACATCAGACTGCTGCCGCTCGCCTTCGTGCAGAAGAGCAACTACGTGAATTAACTCGTGAATACCATGCTGAAACAGCCGCATATGAACGCACACAGCAACGTTTAATAAATTTTGATGAGCAAGTTTTAAAACGTGCCAAAGATAACGTTTCAGCGGCAATCACAGCGTATCAATATGAAGCTTCAGATTTTGACGCACTAGTGCGTGCACGTGTTTCTGAACTGGAAGCCCAATTGAAACGGCTTCGCCTCGAAATCGATAGTTCAAAATCCCTCGTCCGCCTTCAATATCTTCAAGGAGAAACACTGTGA
- a CDS encoding helix-turn-helix domain-containing protein, with amino-acid sequence MLTPRQIRAARALLDWTQQELAECSSVSISVVKRMETEGHDPRISTVRAIQSALEKQGIVFISSDEIAEEGVRMKKS; translated from the coding sequence ATGCTGACCCCACGTCAAATTCGGGCCGCCCGCGCGCTTCTGGACTGGACCCAGCAAGAGCTTGCTGAGTGTTCTTCTGTTTCGATATCTGTTGTTAAAAGAATGGAAACCGAAGGGCATGATCCGCGGATCAGCACTGTGCGTGCGATTCAGTCTGCGCTTGAAAAACAAGGGATAGTCTTTATTTCTTCAGATGAGATCGCTGAAGAAGGTGTGAGGATGAAAAAGTCGTAG
- a CDS encoding metallophosphoesterase family protein, whose translation MTDILFYGDPHSEFQPLIDTVARKPPGAVVLLGDMEAHKPLDEELAPILDRGIPVHWIPGNHDTDQPVAHDNLFHSGLADINAHGRVLEICGIKIAGLGGVFRGKVWDPDNPKQGVWCYSGDEMVSTLPKHHLWRGGLPLRHRSSIFPSDYANLLGQQADILVTHEAPDTHKHGSRAIGTLAGCLYAKHIIHGHHHFDYDAILSGGIQVRGVGLRGLYRLNADQFKSNHGLS comes from the coding sequence ATGACAGACATCCTATTTTACGGTGATCCCCATTCTGAATTCCAACCGCTGATCGATACGGTCGCCCGAAAGCCGCCGGGAGCAGTTGTCCTGTTGGGGGATATGGAAGCACACAAACCTTTGGACGAAGAGCTCGCACCCATTTTGGATCGCGGCATTCCGGTGCATTGGATTCCCGGTAACCATGACACGGATCAACCGGTTGCACATGACAACCTGTTTCATTCCGGATTGGCAGACATAAACGCCCATGGCCGTGTGTTGGAAATCTGTGGCATTAAGATCGCAGGGCTAGGCGGGGTCTTTCGGGGCAAGGTGTGGGACCCAGACAATCCCAAACAAGGTGTTTGGTGTTATTCAGGTGATGAGATGGTCTCGACACTCCCCAAACATCACCTGTGGCGTGGTGGATTGCCGTTACGTCATCGCTCAAGCATTTTTCCGTCAGACTATGCGAACCTTCTTGGACAACAGGCCGATATTCTCGTCACGCACGAAGCGCCTGATACACATAAACACGGGTCACGAGCGATCGGAACATTGGCAGGATGTCTGTACGCCAAGCATATCATTCACGGTCACCATCACTTCGATTACGACGCCATTCTGTCCGGCGGCATCCAAGTGCGTGGCGTTGGGCTGCGCGGCCTCTATCGCCTGAACGCAGATCAATTTAAATCCAATCACGGCTTGTCGTAA